In Mucinivorans hirudinis, the DNA window GCAAGGGTACGGACTATCAGATTGTCAGGATGCTCCTCTCGCACGATGTGATTCACTTTTTGGTGGGCACACGCATTAATGCCGTCCATCAAGACCCGAATCTGCCCATTGAATTAGAGCTCCGACGCAATGTGGTTAAGGATATAGCTCGCCTTCTGCATACGAAGTTTCTTAAAGATGTGTCGGTGGAGTATATTTGAGTAATGACAAATGCACTATTAATCCGCCTCCTATTGACAGGGGGCGGGTTAATAAGTTTATGTGAAATTTGGTATATTACAGAAAAAACAGTTATCTTTGCACAAATTGTTGATTGACAGTCTTATTTGGGGTGTTTGTATTTCGAAATGTAGCGCAAATGACAATATTTGAGTTGTATTAATATGATATGCAGCACATTGGTGTTTATGATGTTATAGCAGCATTATATGCACATACTTTATTAGTATTATTTGTTATATTAGGCTTTATATTTAGGCAAATGAATTTACAGTGCTGAAATAATAAGTAAATTAATGATATATGGGTTTAAGATGCGATCATAATAATGGTACTTGCAGACATTATACTCCTGATTTTAATGTTGGCTTTAAGGTAGTTACCCCTAGGAGAGGAGACCATTATGATGGTAATAAGTTTGAAAATCACACTTTAGTCTTTCTCATAGAAGGGGATATAGAGTTCTCTTACAATGATTATTTAAATCGACGATTTAAGCAGGGGGATATTTTCTTTATTCCTCAAGCTGCCCAGATGTATGGGACTGCCCTTACGGATGCTAGGATGTTGGTACTGTCATTCAATAACAAGGTAGAATCTCTTTGTGACAGATGTCGTATATCTGAGCAGATAAAATGTCTGCCCGAAATAGAATATGACTTCAAGCCATTGGAAATGACAGACCTATTATTCACTTTCGTTCAACTGATGGAGGGATACCTTGCAAAAGGAGCAAGATGCACCTTTCTGCACGAATTAAAGCAGAAGGAGTTATTTATCCTTCTGGGAGTGGAATATGACGAGAAATCGTTTGCTGAATTGTTTTATCCGGTTCTTGGCAGTAATACCGACTTTAAGAGCAGGGTATTGGAGAACTATCACTATGGATTGGATGTTTCTAATCTGGCTGACAAAATGGGAATGAGCTACTCGCCGTTTTTACGTCAGTTTAAGCGAGAATTTGGCGAAACTGTCAAGGATTGGATGCTCAAACAAAAGGCAAAGCACATAAAGCTGCGAATGTCTCTCCCCTCGACCACAATCTCTGATGTTATCCGTGAGTTTAACTTTACCGACCTTCCTCACTTTGTTCGATTTTGTCGTCAGCAGTACGGGTGTACGCCCAAGGAGTTGTTGAATTCCATAAAACACAATAAAACGGAAGTATAGTTAAAGGGTGCTTTTATTAATGGTTCTGCCGTTTTTTGTGCAGAAATTTTATCAAACGAGACCTTCTAGTACTAAAAATGGGCTCAACCGTGAGGTTGAGCCCATTTTTTAGTGACGCCGACAGGATTCAAACCTGTAACCGGCTGATCCGTAGTCAGCTACTCTATTCAGTTGAGCTACGGCGCCATTTCTTTAAGACGGTGCAAAGGTAGAAAAAAAATATCATCTTCCAAAACTTTTTTCACTATCTTTGCGAAAAATTATTTGTTATGACAGTAAAAGATATTGAAAGCCAAATTTTTAGTGGAAAAAATATTTCTCACGAGCAAACCGTCTATATTTCAGATAACTGGGCTACGGAGAAAATTTGCGAACTTGCCGACAAAGTGCGCGCACATTTTATGGGTAGCAAAATCGATACCTGTTCGATTATGAATGCACGGAGCGGACGTTGCTCCGAGGATTGTAAATGGTGCTCGCAATCGGTGCATCACAAGAGTAAAATTGATATATATCCGCTCGTAGGTAAGGATGATGCGGTTGCTAATGCTTTGGACAATCACAGCAAGGGTGTCGGTCGTTTTTCGTTAGTTACTTCGGGCAGAGCGATGACAGATAGGGAGGTAGATAAGGCGTGCGATATTTACAATGCCATTGCGCAAAAGTGTTCCATATATCTTTGTGCCTCGATGGGTTTGTTGAGTAAAAATCAACTTCAAAGACTAAAGGATTGTGGAGTAGGGCATTACCACTGCAACATTGAGACTGCTCCATCATATTTCTCGAAACTTTGCACCACACACACCTTTGAAGACAAGTTACGCACAATTGATTGGGCTAAAGAGGTCGGACTGAAAATTTGTTCGGGAGGCATCATAGGGATGGGCGAGACAATGGCGCAGCGTGTTGAGATGGCATTTGTGCTCAGGGAAATAGGCGTGGTTTCAATTCCCATCAATATACTAAACCCCATCGAAGGAACGGCATTAGAGGCTGCTGAGGCGCTGAGTGATGACGAGGTATTGCGCACATTCGGCTTGTTCAGATTGGTTAATCCGCAGGCGCATATTCGCTTTGCTGGTGGGCGCACACGCATTTCGCACATTCAGGCGCGCGCCTTGCGCAGTGGAGTTAGTGCGGCTTTGGTGGGCGATTTGCTTACCACAATCGGATTTAATATTGAGCAGGATAAGAAATTGTTTAGTGATTGTGGGTTTGAGTATTGATTGTGAGCTATTGAGTTAATACTCCATAGGGGAGTTCCAAATCTCAACTATTGATAAATTTGGGGTTGCCTCTACAATATATCGAATTCACCCTTCTCTCCAACCTTTGCCACGCATCCGAATGGCAGTTGCAACGCAAAGCAACCATCAACGTCTGCCGCCCCAAATAAGCGGGCGGCAGCACGAATTACCCCCGCGTGCGTGATTATCAAGATATTTCCTTGTTCCTCACCGAGAGAGTCGATAAAATCTGAGACTCTAGCCTCAAGCTCAAGAAAGGACTCTCCTCCTTCGCACGACTCGTTGAGGTAGTCGGCAAACCATTGCTTGCCCTTTGGGCTGTCATATATGCTCTGCCAGCTGAGCCCTTCCCACTTGCCAAAGTTGAGCTCCATTAATCTATCGTCCTCTACAACAGTCTTATCGCCCCCCAAAAAACTTGCCAAAGTCCTGCATCGGAGCAATGGGCTGCTGTAAATTCGTGTGAAGTCCGTTTGTTGCAATTTGGCGGCAACTGCCGCCGCCGCCGCGGGGAAGTCGGGGGAGAGCGCCATATCACTCTGACCATAGCAGATGTCAGGTTCGACAACCGTGCTGGTGTGCCTGACTATATATAGTACACAGCCCATAGGTAGAATAGCATTTCGGTAAATTGTTGCAAAGCCCCGAGGGTATCTCCTGTGAATCCGCCTATTTTCAGATGCAGGTAGCGGCGGTAGCCAATGAGCAGAATGGTGGCTAACCCAACATAGACCAATGCAAAGAGCCAACCGAAATATAGTAGGGGGGTGATGCCAAAGAGGGTAGCAATACCAAGTGTGAGACCATCTATTCCCAGCCTCGTGTGTCCCGCCTTGCCCTCTGTGCTGCGAAGGTAGCGCGAGGTGCGCACCAGCAATACCGGAAAGAGTCGGCTCGCCGCCGCCGCCGCCACCAGAACCGGCAATAGAACATCAGTGGGAAGAGCTGCCAATGCTCCGTATTTAAGCGCAATAGAGAAAATCAGAGCCAGAACTCCATAAGTGCCCACACAACTATCTTTCATTATTCGCAGTATAGCTTCTCTGTCACGCCCTCCCCCGAATCCATCGAAGAGGTCGGCAAGGGCATCTTCGTGTAGCCCACCCGTCGCTAATGCCATTGCCGACATCGCCATCAGTAGCGCACAAGGAGCCGGGAAAAGTGCATCTCCCAATGCCCAGCAACCGTAGCCGATAACCCCAACAATAATCCCCACCAAGGGAAAGTAACCAAACGCTTGACTCAACTCTTGCTCGCCATACCTCACACTGTGGGGAGTGGGGATGCGGCTGTAGTAGCTCAGGGCGTTGAAAAATATGTTTAGTTGTTGTTTCATTTGCGGGTCTTACTGCGGTGGATAGCATTATCGCAATAATAGTTTTTCACCACTTAAGGTGTCTTTATCTCTTTATCGCTGTCTTGAATTTTTTTAGCCTCTTCCCAGTAGACATCCATCTCTTCGAGTGTCATATCCGTGAGTTTACGCCCTTGGGCAATGGTTTTGGATTCCAAGTAGTTGAATCTCTTTATAAATTTCCGGTTTGTGCGTTCGAGCGCCGTGTCTGGATTGATGCCCCAGAGTCGGGCGGCGTTGGTGAGCGAGAAGAATAGGTCGCCGAACTCAGCCTCGAGATTGTCGTGGTTGCCGGCAACTATCTCCACTTCTACCTCCGCAATCTCCTCTTTGACCTTAGCCCAGACATCTTCGCGTTTTTGCCAGTCGAACCCCACATTTGCGACCTTCTGCCCTATCCGATAAGCCTTGGGTAGAGCGGGCATACCCGTGGCAACGCCGCTCAATACACTTTTGTTGCCATCCTTCTCTTTGAGTTTGAGAGCCTCCCAGTTACGACTGACCTGTGCTGCATCCGATACTTCGGTGTCCGAAAAAACGTGCGGGTGGCGGTAGATGAGCTTTTCACTGATGGCATCAGCTACATCGGCAATGTCGAAATCTCCCGTTTCAGAGGCTATTTTGGAGTAGAAGACAATGTGAAGAAGCATATCACCGAGCTCCTTTTTTATCTCGTTCATATCGCCTGTCAGTATCGCATCGGTTAGCTCAAAGCACTCTTCTATCGTATTGTTTCTCAGTGACTCCATTGTCTGTTCTCTATCCCAAGGGCATTCGTTGCGCAATCTATCCATTATAAGGATAAGTCTTTGTAAGGCTTCGCTTTGTCTTTTCATAATCTTGTGTTGTCTTTCGCGCACTCTCAATATTCGAGATGGCGAACAAAGGTAAGGACTTTTTTAGAAATTATCGCGCAAGCACGAAAGCAAAAAAAACGTGCTGCTAAAGTCGTTGAAACTCACTTGCCGGCGCTATGTGACGGATGCTTCGGAGCAGATATTTTGCACGGAGAGTTCATTGTTTCCAAAAAATAGTCTACCTTTGTCTTGGTATCGGTTCTCGATGTTGTCCGCCGTGGCAATGGAGATTAAAAGGGAATCCTGTGAAAATCAGGGACTATCCCCGTAGCTGTAAGTTTTATTTGAGAGGAGTGTACTCACTTTTAAGCCACTGTCCCGAGAGGATGGGAAGGCTGCACTGCCCGAAACGAGTCAGAAGACCTGCCGCCTACCTTAAATACATTGGAGCTTTCGGGTGAAAGGCAACACAGAGAAGAGTCACAATAATCTCCCAATCAAGGAATCACAACTCGTCTTCGCGTCCCTTCTGCTGCTATGCTCCTATTTTTTACTAAGAATGGAGTTTATGAAAGGTTATCTTCACGTCTATACGGGCGATGGAAAGGGCAAGACAACATCAGCCCTTGGATTGGCACTACGGTCAGCAGGCAGCGGAAAGAGGGTCTTTTTCGCCCAATTTATCAAAGGACAGCTTTATAGCGAAATCAAGGCACTGGAGCGTTACTCCGACCTTGTTGTTACGCGGCAGTTCGGTTTGGGCTGCCTGCTGTTCAGCGAACCCGTTGCCGAGGATATTGAGGCGGCAAGAGAGGGGTTGCGAGAGACTGAGCGGGCAATGCTCTCGGGCGACTATCAACTTGTGGTTTTCGATGAAGCCAATATTGCGTTGCGCTACAAATTTTTCACCCTTGATGAGTTGATGGAGGTCATAAATCGACGCCCGCCCGGTGTCGAGGTTGTGGTGACAGGCAGAGACGCTCCGCCCCAACTTATCGAGGCAGCAGATCTAGTGACCCATATGCAGCAGGTGAAGCACTATTACCAGAGTGGCGTATCGGCGCGTTTGGGTATTGAGTATTGAAGGAAGGTTATTCCTGATTTATTGCATCATTCATCCCGCTGCGCGGGGCGGTGGGGGTTGCCAGATTTTCAGAGGCATAAAACCGGCTCAGCAAATGGCGGCTCAAATTTCTAATAATAAGCCATTTATAAAATACTCGCAAATGAAAAGAGATGCTTTTGTAATGTGGAGCGGTGGGAAGGATTGCTCATTGGCTCTCCACAATTTTTTGAAAGAGGCGAGTGGCACTGTCTCATATTTGGTGCACGTTGCCGGTTCGTGCTCGCAGGGGCATAAACTCCCTTTGCATTTGCTGAAGGCTCAGTCTCAGGCAATGGGAGTTCCATTAATTATCAGACATATCAACTCTTCGCACGAGGGGTTTGAACCGCACCTGAAGTCGGTGATAAGATCCCTAAAAAAGGAGGGTGTTAATGCCGGAATTTTCGGAGACATACATTTGCAGGAGCACAGAGATTGGATTGAACGCGTATGCAAGGAGGTTGAGGTGGAGGCTATCTTTCCATTGTGGGGGCGCAGGATGAGGGATTTGATGGATGAGTTTGTCGATAGCGGATTCCGTGCTCGGGTTGTCGCCGTCAAGGATGAGCGTGCTCCTCTGCACTGTTTGCTCGGACGGGAAGTAGACCAAGAGTTTGTGCGTGACATCGAGGCGATGGAGGGAGTTGATTTGTGTGGCGAAAACGGGGAATATCATACCTTTGTCTACGATTCGCCACTATATGACAAGTCGATAGATTTTTAATGTAACTTAGACGATGGAACAACATAATAGACGTCCGCCATTACTGCTCATATCGGCAATTATCCTGATTGTCTTTGGTATATACCTCTCTTTCGAGTATCATAAAAGGCAGCAGGATGATGAAGCGGGCAATTTGCGAATAGTATCGCTGATGCCCTCGCTCACTCAGAGTCTATACTATCTTGACGCCCAAAAGAGCCTTGTCGGTTGCACGAGTTACTGTCTGGCGGCTAAGGCAGACGATATTGAGTGTGTCTCTTCGGTGCTCAAACCCAACCTCGAGAAGATTGCAACCCTCCGCCCCAACCTTGTTTTGGCTTCGGGGATGACTCCACAGCGGGATGTCGAGACACTTCGTAAATTGGATGTAAGGGTGGAGCAATTTGACTCTCCGAAATCCTTCGAGCAGATATTAAGCGAATTTCTTCGACTGGGCGAGATGGTGGGCAGAGCCGAGCGGGCAAGAGAGATTATCGGGCAGACGCGCGCACACCTTCGCCTACTCGCACTGTCGGATACGATGCAGACTAAACCCAAGATATTTTTTCAAATCGGAGCCTCGCCCATCTACGCTGTCATACCCGGCACTTTTATGGATGACTATATCACCCTGTGCGGCGGTACGAATATAGCTCGGGAGTTGTCGAGCGGAATTGTCGGGCGCGAGTTTGTGGTTTCGCGTGACCCTGACTATATATTTATCGTAACAATGGGAATTGCGGCAGAGGAGCAGGCAAATCAGTGGCGGCAATTTGAGCAGATGAGTGCCGTCAAGAACGACAGAATCTATATTCTCGACTCGGACGTTGCCTGCTTACCCACCCCCGTAACCTTTGTTCAGACTTTGGAGATGATGCGGGAGGTGGTGCGATGACTAACAATGCGATGACGATTCTGCTGTTGGTGGTCATATTGTTGGCGACAGCGATGTTGTCGCTTACTATGGGTGAGTTGTCGTTCGCTCCCTCGGAGCTTTGGGCTATCTTGGACGGCGGCTCGTCAATGGAGCGCGGTATATTGGTGCACATACGCATTCCGCGAACAATGTTGGCTTTCGCCGTGGGGGGAAGTTTGAGTCTATGCGGAGTTATTTTGCAGGGTATCTATCGCAATCCGCTGGTGGAGCCATATACGTTGGGTATATCGGGAGGCGCTTGTTTTGGGATAACGTTGGCTATAATCACCGGAATGAACGCCGTGGGACGTTTCGTGATGCCGGCGATGGGTTTTGCGGGGGCTTTGGCGGCTATAGTTTTGGTCTACACGCTCAGCTTGGGGCGGGGGGTGGTCAGTGTGAGTAGGATGTTGCTCATAGGTGTGATGGTGAGTTTTATATGTTCGGCATTGGTTATGTTTTTGATGTCCGTAACGGCGGTGGAGAACATTCCGGGGATAGTGTTTTGGACGATGGGTTCGCTCAACGAGTCGGACGAGGTGATGGTCAATGGCATTGTCGTTCTCTCGCTCACGTTGCTTGCTCTCTCCTATCTCTTTGCCATACCGCTCAATGCACTGCGTATGGGTGAGTACAAGGCACGCCACTTGGGCATAAACACCGCGGTTGTGGTTAGGGTGCTCTTTGTTCTTACTTCGCTGCTCACGGGCAGTTGTATTGCAGTGGCGGGTGTTATCGGCTTTGTCGGGCTTATAATTCCTCATTTGGCGCGCCTGATGGTGGGGAGTGATTATAGGATGTTGTTGATAACCTCTTTCCTCGGTGGCAGCATATTT includes these proteins:
- a CDS encoding putative ATP binding protein; the protein is MAAQISNNKPFIKYSQMKRDAFVMWSGGKDCSLALHNFLKEASGTVSYLVHVAGSCSQGHKLPLHLLKAQSQAMGVPLIIRHINSSHEGFEPHLKSVIRSLKKEGVNAGIFGDIHLQEHRDWIERVCKEVEVEAIFPLWGRRMRDLMDEFVDSGFRARVVAVKDERAPLHCLLGREVDQEFVRDIEAMEGVDLCGENGEYHTFVYDSPLYDKSIDF
- a CDS encoding Nucleoside triphosphate pyrophosphohydrolase MazG, with the protein product MDRLRNECPWDREQTMESLRNNTIEECFELTDAILTGDMNEIKKELGDMLLHIVFYSKIASETGDFDIADVADAISEKLIYRHPHVFSDTEVSDAAQVSRNWEALKLKEKDGNKSVLSGVATGMPALPKAYRIGQKVANVGFDWQKREDVWAKVKEEIAEVEVEIVAGNHDNLEAEFGDLFFSLTNAARLWGINPDTALERTNRKFIKRFNYLESKTIAQGRKLTDMTLEEMDVYWEEAKKIQDSDKEIKTP
- a CDS encoding Alpha-ribazole-5'-phosphate phosphatase, which encodes MALSPDFPAAAAAVAAKLQQTDFTRIYSSPLLRCRTLASFLGGDKTVVEDDRLMELNFGKWEGLSWQSIYDSPKGKQWFADYLNESCEGGESFLELEARVSDFIDSLGEEQGNILIITHAGVIRAAARLFGAADVDGCFALQLPFGCVAKVGEKGEFDIL
- a CDS encoding Vitamin B12 ABC transporter BtuF (B12-binding component), giving the protein MEQHNRRPPLLLISAIILIVFGIYLSFEYHKRQQDDEAGNLRIVSLMPSLTQSLYYLDAQKSLVGCTSYCLAAKADDIECVSSVLKPNLEKIATLRPNLVLASGMTPQRDVETLRKLDVRVEQFDSPKSFEQILSEFLRLGEMVGRAERAREIIGQTRAHLRLLALSDTMQTKPKIFFQIGASPIYAVIPGTFMDDYITLCGGTNIARELSSGIVGREFVVSRDPDYIFIVTMGIAAEEQANQWRQFEQMSAVKNDRIYILDSDVACLPTPVTFVQTLEMMREVVR
- a CDS encoding Transcriptional regulator, AraC family, encoding MGLRCDHNNGTCRHYTPDFNVGFKVVTPRRGDHYDGNKFENHTLVFLIEGDIEFSYNDYLNRRFKQGDIFFIPQAAQMYGTALTDARMLVLSFNNKVESLCDRCRISEQIKCLPEIEYDFKPLEMTDLLFTFVQLMEGYLAKGARCTFLHELKQKELFILLGVEYDEKSFAELFYPVLGSNTDFKSRVLENYHYGLDVSNLADKMGMSYSPFLRQFKREFGETVKDWMLKQKAKHIKLRMSLPSTTISDVIREFNFTDLPHFVRFCRQQYGCTPKELLNSIKHNKTEV
- a CDS encoding Vitamin B12 ABC transporter permease component BtuC; the protein is MTILLLVVILLATAMLSLTMGELSFAPSELWAILDGGSSMERGILVHIRIPRTMLAFAVGGSLSLCGVILQGIYRNPLVEPYTLGISGGACFGITLAIITGMNAVGRFVMPAMGFAGALAAIVLVYTLSLGRGVVSVSRMLLIGVMVSFICSALVMFLMSVTAVENIPGIVFWTMGSLNESDEVMVNGIVVLSLTLLALSYLFAIPLNALRMGEYKARHLGINTAVVVRVLFVLTSLLTGSCIAVAGVIGFVGLIIPHLARLMVGSDYRMLLITSFLGGSIFLMICDMAARWVIAPNELPIGVITGIFGGIAFIVIMRRKWI
- a CDS encoding Biotin synthase encodes the protein MTVKDIESQIFSGKNISHEQTVYISDNWATEKICELADKVRAHFMGSKIDTCSIMNARSGRCSEDCKWCSQSVHHKSKIDIYPLVGKDDAVANALDNHSKGVGRFSLVTSGRAMTDREVDKACDIYNAIAQKCSIYLCASMGLLSKNQLQRLKDCGVGHYHCNIETAPSYFSKLCTTHTFEDKLRTIDWAKEVGLKICSGGIIGMGETMAQRVEMAFVLREIGVVSIPINILNPIEGTALEAAEALSDDEVLRTFGLFRLVNPQAHIRFAGGRTRISHIQARALRSGVSAALVGDLLTTIGFNIEQDKKLFSDCGFEY
- a CDS encoding Cobalamin synthase, producing the protein MKQQLNIFFNALSYYSRIPTPHSVRYGEQELSQAFGYFPLVGIIVGVIGYGCWALGDALFPAPCALLMAMSAMALATGGLHEDALADLFDGFGGGRDREAILRIMKDSCVGTYGVLALIFSIALKYGALAALPTDVLLPVLVAAAAASRLFPVLLVRTSRYLRSTEGKAGHTRLGIDGLTLGIATLFGITPLLYFGWLFALVYVGLATILLIGYRRYLHLKIGGFTGDTLGALQQFTEMLFYLWAVYYI
- a CDS encoding Cob(I)alamin adenosyltransferase, translating into MKGYLHVYTGDGKGKTTSALGLALRSAGSGKRVFFAQFIKGQLYSEIKALERYSDLVVTRQFGLGCLLFSEPVAEDIEAAREGLRETERAMLSGDYQLVVFDEANIALRYKFFTLDELMEVINRRPPGVEVVVTGRDAPPQLIEAADLVTHMQQVKHYYQSGVSARLGIEY